TTCTTGGTCGATGACAAACCTTGATAATAGGGCAATGCCCAGGTTGGCGGCCACTGCCTGTTTAATTGCCTCTAGGCTGCTAAACTGCATTGCTACCTTGATTTTTTTGCCCAGTTGTTGTAATCGCTGTTCTAAAGCAATTCGTGTGCTGGATCCAGGTTCCCGTAAAATAAAGGGTTCGGTCAAAATTTGGTCCAAGGTAACCGCTGACTTGCGGGCTAGAAGATGATCTTCAGCAACGACTATAACTAATTCATCGTGGGTTATGGTTTTTGCCTCAATTTGAGGATGAACAATTCCTTCGCCGCCACAGAAAGCAATTTCCAGCTCATGGTGCAGTAGCTTTTGTTCAATTTCATGGGAGTTGCTTATATCTAATACTACTTCAATGCCTGGATAGAGCTTGCGATATTGTCCTAATATCTCGGGTAATACATAAATGCCGGGAGTTGTACTGGCTCCCACCAACAAACGGCCTTTGCCCAATCCCTTTAAATCCCGGAGTGTATTTTCTGCTTCCTCTAACTGGTTAAAAATTTTTGTAGTGTATCGATACAGAGTTTGCCCGGCTTCGGTTAAATAGACTTTTCGGCCCAATTTTTGAAATAATTCTAAGCCGAGCTCCTGTTCCAGATTTTTTATTTGAACAGAAATGGTTGGTTGACTAATCAGTAATTCT
The sequence above is a segment of the Carboxydothermus pertinax genome. Coding sequences within it:
- a CDS encoding selenium metabolism-associated LysR family transcriptional regulator, translating into MNLNYLKVFHTVAKHQGFTKAAEELLISQPTISVQIKNLEQELGLELFQKLGRKVYLTEAGQTLYRYTTKIFNQLEEAENTLRDLKGLGKGRLLVGASTTPGIYVLPEILGQYRKLYPGIEVVLDISNSHEIEQKLLHHELEIAFCGGEGIVHPQIEAKTITHDELVIVVAEDHLLARKSAVTLDQILTEPFILREPGSSTRIALEQRLQQLGKKIKVAMQFSSLEAIKQAVAANLGIALLSRFVIDQEVCAGRLHILKIPELTIRREIKLLRHKDNKPSAPVQAFLRLLQERLTPKCST